In Prunus dulcis chromosome 1, ALMONDv2, whole genome shotgun sequence, the following are encoded in one genomic region:
- the LOC117614851 gene encoding uncharacterized protein K02A2.6-like — translation MSFGKSMKASAATTRAHAHWLIRQFAKDTFGLHSTLTPRPSPRNATKCQRFANIPQLPAEPLTAMVSPWPFAQWRLDLIGPMPEGKGQVKYAVVAVDYFTKWAEAEALATITAARIETFVWQNIVCRFGIPNSIITDNGWQFDNAKFKQFCSNLKIRLCFDSPTHPQSNGQVEAVNKIIKKTLNTKLDKAKGCWPELLPKVLWSYRTTFRTSTGETPFSLSFGTEAVAPVEIGQPTYRTSTYDAKANDFIDELRDQSQLH, via the coding sequence ATGTCCTTCGGGAAATCCATGAAGGCATCTGCGGCAACCACTCGGGCGCACGCTCACTGGCTCATAAGGCAATTCGCCAAGGATACGTTTGGCCTTCACTCCACATTGACGCCCAGGCCTTCACCTAGAAATGCGACTAAGTGTCAGAGATTTGCTAACATTCCACAACTCCCGGCTGAACCATTGACAGCCATGGTCAGTCCTTGGCCATTTGCCCAATGGAGACTGGATCTCATTGGGCCGATGCCTGAGGGCAAGGGCCAAGTCAAATATGCAGTTGTAGCCGtagactacttcaccaaatgggctGAAGCCGAAGCCTTAGCCACCATCACTGCGGCCCGCATCGAAACCTTTGTGTGGCAAAATATCGTATGTCGCTTCGGCATCCCCAACTCCATCATCACAGACAATGGTTGGCAATTTGACAAtgccaaattcaaacaattttgttctaACCTCAAGATCCGTCTTTGCTTCGACTCCCCAACCCATCCTCAGTCCAACGGCCAGGTCGAAGCCgtgaacaaaattatcaagaagACCCTAAATACAAAACTTGACAAAGCCAAGGGTTGCTGGCCAGAACTACTTCCGAAAGTCCTCTGGTCCTACCGCACCACCTTCCGCACCTCCACCGGTGAAACGCCGTTCTCTCTATCATTTGGTACCGAAGCCGTGGCACCAGTAGAAATTGGCCAACCCACATACCGAACCTCCACTTACGATGCCAAGGCCAATGACTTCATTGACGAGCTCCGTGACCAATCTCAACTTCATTGA